A part of Micromonospora chersina genomic DNA contains:
- a CDS encoding class I SAM-dependent methyltransferase — protein MSDEPYDVDYDEVYRDTAGSGGPPWDIGGPQPALAAVLDGAVRGPKVLDIGCGAGDLAIALARRGHQVTAVDISRVAIDQARAKAAGEGLTVHFEVQDATRLSLPSAPFDSIFDSGLLHSLVRRGGGAADAYLAALPGLAAPGATVFVLAVSLADGQGWGVTEDLLRAGFAEPEWTGTEIEEIQVAAETDGRRLSLPGFLLRTVRASGA, from the coding sequence ATGAGCGACGAGCCCTACGACGTCGACTACGACGAGGTCTACCGCGACACCGCCGGCTCGGGCGGCCCGCCCTGGGACATCGGCGGTCCCCAGCCGGCACTCGCGGCCGTGCTCGACGGCGCGGTGCGGGGCCCGAAGGTGCTCGACATCGGCTGCGGCGCCGGTGACCTCGCGATCGCCCTGGCCCGCCGCGGCCACCAGGTGACGGCCGTCGACATCTCGCGGGTGGCGATCGACCAGGCCCGCGCCAAGGCCGCCGGCGAGGGCCTCACCGTCCACTTCGAGGTCCAGGACGCCACCCGCCTGTCGCTGCCGTCGGCGCCGTTCGACTCGATCTTCGACTCCGGCCTGCTGCACAGCCTGGTCCGGCGCGGCGGCGGCGCCGCGGACGCGTACCTCGCCGCGCTGCCGGGCCTGGCCGCGCCGGGCGCCACCGTCTTCGTGCTGGCGGTCTCCCTGGCGGACGGCCAGGGCTGGGGCGTGACCGAGGACCTGCTCCGGGCCGGCTTCGCCGAGCCGGAGTGGACCGGCACGGAGATCGAGGAGATCCAGGTGGCCGCGGAGACCGACGGCCGGCGCCTCTCCCTGCCCGGATTCCTGCTCCGCACGGTCCGCGCGTCCGGCGCCTGA
- a CDS encoding glycosyltransferase 87 family protein translates to MDADGRGTAPERPPTRTRRAVPTLPLVATVLTFAVGFAQKWPCHYAGWPWDTRLAFGSYCYSDIPILFRGRGLIDGAFPYAPQPAGPPLEYPVGSGYLMDLTARLSRLLTPGADEATAAQAYFLVNVVVLLALALLTVWAVHAVLRRTGGRTRDALLVAAAPTLALAGTINWDLLAVAAAVLAVLAWAYDRPLLAGAMIGLGTAAKLFPLFLLGPLLLLCLRDRRLRDLARTLAAAVAVWLVLNAPVMVLYPDGWWEFWRFNAAREADFGALWYALQLLGAPVPAVNEVALGVLVLLLLGVAVLARYARRPPTLAQLGFLTVAAFLLTNKVYSPQYVLWLLPLLVLARGQAPGRRVLRDWVLWQAAEVLHWVAVWRYLGEALTADWQYPAAILIRVAVTAYLCGQVVRDVLTAPAEAPAGARPAPLPAPAPQPA, encoded by the coding sequence ATGGACGCGGACGGTCGAGGCACGGCACCCGAGCGACCCCCGACCCGCACCCGCCGGGCCGTCCCGACGCTGCCGCTCGTCGCCACGGTGCTCACCTTCGCGGTCGGCTTCGCGCAGAAGTGGCCCTGCCACTACGCCGGCTGGCCCTGGGACACCCGGCTCGCCTTCGGCAGCTACTGCTACAGCGACATCCCCATCCTCTTCCGCGGCCGTGGCCTCATCGACGGCGCCTTCCCGTACGCGCCGCAGCCCGCCGGGCCGCCGCTGGAATACCCGGTCGGCAGCGGGTACCTCATGGACCTCACGGCCCGGCTCTCCCGGCTGTTGACCCCCGGCGCCGACGAGGCCACCGCCGCGCAGGCGTACTTCCTCGTGAACGTGGTGGTGCTGCTGGCGCTGGCGCTGCTCACGGTCTGGGCCGTGCACGCGGTGCTGCGCCGCACCGGCGGGCGCACCCGCGACGCGCTGCTGGTGGCGGCCGCCCCGACCCTGGCGCTGGCCGGCACCATCAACTGGGACCTGCTGGCCGTGGCCGCCGCCGTGCTCGCGGTGCTCGCCTGGGCGTACGACCGGCCCCTGCTGGCCGGCGCCATGATCGGCCTGGGCACCGCGGCGAAGCTGTTCCCGCTCTTCCTGCTCGGGCCGCTGCTGCTGCTCTGCCTGCGGGACCGCCGGCTGCGCGACCTCGCCCGGACGCTGGCCGCCGCCGTCGCGGTGTGGCTGGTCCTCAACGCCCCGGTCATGGTGCTCTACCCGGACGGCTGGTGGGAGTTCTGGCGCTTCAACGCCGCCCGCGAGGCCGACTTCGGCGCCCTCTGGTACGCCCTCCAACTCCTCGGCGCGCCGGTGCCGGCGGTCAACGAGGTGGCCCTCGGCGTGCTCGTGCTGCTCCTGCTCGGCGTCGCCGTGCTGGCCCGCTACGCCCGCCGCCCGCCCACCCTCGCCCAGCTCGGCTTCCTCACCGTGGCGGCGTTCCTGCTCACCAACAAGGTCTACTCGCCGCAGTACGTGCTCTGGCTGCTGCCGCTGCTGGTGCTGGCCCGCGGACAGGCGCCGGGGCGGCGGGTGCTGCGCGACTGGGTGCTGTGGCAGGCCGCCGAGGTGCTGCACTGGGTGGCGGTGTGGCGCTACCTGGGGGAGGCGCTGACAGCGGACTGGCAGTATCCGGCCGCCATCCTGATCCGGGTCGCGGTCACCGCGTACCTCTGCGGTCAGGTGGTCCGCGACGTGCTCACCGCCCCGGCGGAGGCCCCGGCCGGCGCACGCCCGGCCCCGCTGCCCGCACCGGCCCCGCAGCCCGCCTGA
- a CDS encoding tryptophan 7-halogenase has product MASQPEEFDVIVVGGGPGGSTAASLTAKAGAKVLLLERETFPRYQIGESLLPSTVHGICNLLGVGDEIAAAGFMKKQGGTFKWGTSPEPWTFAFAVSPRMAGPTSHAYQVERRRFDQILLENTRRLGVDVRENCAVTEVIADDERVRGVRFTQGGESRTAHARFVVDASGNKGSLHGTVGGQREYSPFFRNLALFGYFEGGKRLPAPNSGNILCVAFDAGWFWYIPLSDTLTSVGAVVRREMAHKVQGDQERALHDLIAECPLIADYLSDATRVTEGDYGQVRVRKDYSYCNTSFWRPGMCLVGDAACFIDPVFSSGVHLATYSALLAARSINSVLAGAVNEERAFTEFEQRYRREYAVFHDFLVSFYDLHVDENSYFWQARKVTQSSAPDMQSFIELVGGVASGEDALAGSTDLIRRQGANTAELGAAVNAISPGGSGFLGRSSLVADAMFEGSQIQAGVLFGEDAPQEPPLFEGGLATAGNGLMWTEPKN; this is encoded by the coding sequence GTGGCAAGCCAACCGGAAGAGTTCGACGTCATCGTCGTGGGTGGAGGGCCGGGTGGGTCGACCGCCGCCTCGCTGACCGCCAAGGCCGGGGCGAAGGTGCTGCTGCTGGAGCGGGAGACCTTCCCGCGCTACCAGATCGGCGAGTCGCTGCTCCCCTCGACCGTGCACGGCATCTGCAACCTGCTCGGCGTGGGCGACGAGATCGCCGCGGCCGGCTTCATGAAGAAGCAGGGCGGCACCTTCAAGTGGGGCACCAGCCCGGAGCCGTGGACGTTCGCGTTCGCGGTCTCGCCCCGGATGGCCGGGCCGACGTCGCACGCGTACCAGGTGGAGCGGCGGCGCTTCGACCAGATCCTGCTGGAGAACACGCGCCGGCTCGGCGTGGACGTCCGGGAGAACTGCGCCGTCACCGAGGTGATCGCCGACGACGAGCGGGTCCGCGGCGTGCGGTTCACGCAGGGCGGGGAGAGCCGCACGGCGCACGCCCGCTTCGTGGTCGACGCCTCCGGCAACAAGGGCAGCCTGCACGGCACCGTCGGCGGGCAGCGGGAATACTCGCCGTTCTTCCGCAACCTGGCGCTGTTCGGCTATTTCGAGGGCGGCAAGCGGCTGCCCGCGCCGAACAGCGGCAACATCCTCTGCGTCGCCTTCGACGCCGGCTGGTTCTGGTACATCCCGCTGTCGGACACGCTGACCAGCGTCGGCGCGGTCGTCCGCCGGGAGATGGCGCACAAGGTGCAGGGCGACCAGGAGCGGGCGCTGCACGACCTGATCGCCGAGTGCCCGCTGATCGCCGACTACCTGTCCGACGCCACCCGGGTCACCGAGGGCGACTACGGCCAGGTGCGGGTGCGCAAGGACTACTCGTACTGCAACACCTCGTTCTGGCGCCCCGGCATGTGCCTGGTCGGCGACGCCGCCTGCTTCATCGATCCGGTCTTCTCCTCCGGGGTGCACCTGGCCACGTACAGCGCGCTGCTGGCCGCCCGGTCGATCAACAGCGTGCTGGCCGGCGCCGTGAACGAGGAGCGGGCCTTCACCGAGTTCGAGCAGCGCTACCGCCGCGAGTACGCCGTCTTCCACGACTTCCTGGTCAGCTTCTACGACCTGCACGTGGACGAGAACTCCTACTTCTGGCAGGCCCGCAAGGTCACGCAGAGCAGCGCGCCGGACATGCAGTCCTTCATCGAGCTGGTCGGCGGCGTCGCCTCCGGCGAGGACGCGCTGGCCGGCTCGACGGACCTGATCCGCCGGCAGGGCGCGAACACCGCCGAGCTGGGCGCGGCGGTGAATGCCATCAGCCCCGGCGGCAGCGGTTTCCTGGGCCGGTCCAGCCTGGTCGCCGACGCGATGTTCGAGGGCTCGCAGATCCAGGCGGGGGTGCTGTTCGGCGAGGACGCGCCGCAGGAGCCGCCGCTGTTCGAGGGCGGGCTCGCCACGGCCGGCAACGGCCTCATGTGGACCGAACCGAAGAACTGA